In a single window of the Pseudomonas sp. B21-015 genome:
- the tssF gene encoding type VI secretion system baseplate subunit TssF, translating to MSFNHYYQSELTALRQLGRRFAERSPALAPFLGQAGRDPDVERLLEGFAFLTGRLRQKLDDELPELSHSLMQLLWPNYMRPLPAFSILQFDPLKRSGPALRVERDTPVESVPVDDVRCRFRTCYPTEVLPLDLAALNYSVKGDGSLLSLRLEMSADGHLGELELSRLRLHFAGERYISQMLYLSLLRNLEGIELIPLDAAGKAINGVNGQAMAFKMPGDRVQPVGFAEEEALIPYPLNTFRGYRYLQEYFAFQDKFLFVDINGLDLLKALPEDTLKQMRGLELRFDIRKSGIMRMRPTLDNVKLYCTPIVNLFEHDALPIRLDGKQDEYLLLPAEYDLENCGVFSVETVTGWKPGGLGYQEYVPFESFEHDPSFDVPTSRPHYSIRQRSSLLHDGLDTYLSFGIRHTEAHETLSIELMCTNQNLPRKLKLGDICVACEETPEFLSFRNITPASSSFAPPLNRDFLWKLISNMSLNYLSLADVNALKVILETYDLPRYYDQHAEKVSKRLLGGLKSIKHQHVDRLHRGLPVRGLRTELTIDPEGYIGEGDLFVFASVLNEFFALYASLNSYHELRVKSTQGEVYQWTPRMGLQPLL from the coding sequence GTGTCCTTTAACCACTACTACCAAAGCGAACTCACCGCACTTCGCCAGTTAGGTCGTCGTTTCGCCGAGCGTAGCCCGGCGTTGGCGCCTTTCCTGGGTCAGGCCGGGCGGGATCCGGATGTGGAACGGTTGCTGGAAGGCTTTGCGTTCCTGACCGGTCGCCTGCGCCAGAAGCTCGACGACGAGTTGCCGGAGCTCAGCCATTCGCTGATGCAGCTGCTGTGGCCGAACTACATGCGGCCGCTGCCGGCGTTCAGCATTTTGCAGTTCGACCCGTTGAAGCGTTCCGGGCCTGCGTTGAGGGTCGAGCGTGATACGCCGGTGGAGAGTGTGCCGGTCGATGACGTGCGCTGCCGTTTCCGCACGTGCTACCCGACCGAGGTGTTGCCGCTGGATCTGGCCGCGCTGAATTACTCGGTGAAGGGTGACGGTTCGCTGTTGAGCCTGCGTCTGGAGATGAGCGCTGATGGTCACTTGGGCGAGTTGGAGCTGAGTCGCCTGCGTCTGCACTTCGCCGGTGAGCGCTACATCAGCCAGATGCTGTACCTGAGCCTGTTGCGCAACCTCGAAGGCATCGAGCTGATCCCGCTGGATGCTGCCGGCAAGGCCATCAACGGTGTGAACGGCCAAGCGATGGCGTTCAAGATGCCTGGCGACCGCGTGCAGCCGGTGGGGTTTGCCGAAGAAGAAGCGTTGATCCCGTATCCGCTGAACACCTTCCGCGGCTATCGCTACCTGCAGGAATATTTCGCCTTCCAGGACAAATTCCTCTTCGTCGACATCAACGGTCTCGACCTGCTCAAGGCGTTGCCGGAAGACACGCTCAAGCAGATGCGCGGCCTGGAATTGCGCTTCGACATTCGCAAGAGCGGCATCATGCGCATGCGTCCGACCCTGGACAACGTGAAGCTCTACTGCACGCCGATCGTTAACCTGTTCGAGCACGATGCGCTGCCGATTCGCCTCGACGGCAAGCAGGACGAATACCTGCTGCTGCCGGCCGAATACGACCTGGAAAACTGCGGCGTGTTCTCGGTGGAAACCGTGACCGGCTGGAAGCCTGGCGGCCTCGGTTATCAGGAGTACGTGCCGTTCGAATCCTTCGAGCACGACCCGAGTTTCGACGTGCCCACCAGCCGTCCGCATTACAGCATCCGCCAGCGCTCGTCCTTGTTGCACGACGGCCTCGACACCTACCTGAGCTTCGGTATCCGCCACACCGAAGCCCATGAAACCCTGTCGATCGAGCTGATGTGCACCAACCAGAACCTGCCGCGCAAGCTCAAGCTCGGCGACATCTGCGTGGCCTGTGAAGAGACGCCGGAGTTTTTGAGCTTCCGCAACATCACTCCGGCCTCGTCGAGTTTCGCGCCGCCGCTGAACCGCGACTTCCTCTGGAAGCTGATCAGCAACATGTCGCTCAACTATCTGTCGCTGGCCGACGTCAACGCGTTGAAGGTGATTCTCGAAACCTACGACCTGCCGCGCTACTACGACCAACACGCAGAAAAAGTCAGCAAGCGCCTGCTGGGCGGGCTCAAGTCGATCAAGCACCAGCATGTCGACAGATTGCACCGAGGGTTGCCGGTGCGCGGGTTGCGCACCGAGTTGACCATCGACCCGGAAGGGTACATCGGCGAGGGCGACTTGTTCGTTTTCGCTTCGGTTCTTAACGAGTTTTTCGCGCTTTACGCCAGTCTCAATTCGTACCACGAGCTGCGAGTAAAAAGCACACAGGGAGAGGTGTACCAATGGACACCACGTATGGGCCTGCAGCCCCTGCTTTAA
- a CDS encoding PAAR domain-containing protein — protein sequence MSGKPAARVTDPTACPLPGHGTNPIAAGSGDVFFDGLAAASQGDASACGGALVGDLATTVLINGKSAATVGSVGTHGNKVTAGSSTVIIGNSHTPVPFIPPTPLMLFSHCQHVVMKDQDGNPLQGIPYCIRNAKGEVISGRTDAMGKSQMVGGKEGESFDFHPAVKELSK from the coding sequence ATGTCCGGCAAACCAGCAGCACGCGTCACCGACCCCACCGCTTGCCCGCTCCCCGGCCACGGCACCAATCCGATCGCCGCCGGTTCCGGCGACGTGTTCTTCGACGGCCTCGCGGCCGCCAGCCAAGGCGATGCCTCGGCGTGTGGTGGTGCGTTGGTTGGTGACCTTGCGACTACCGTTTTGATCAATGGTAAGTCGGCGGCAACGGTGGGTTCCGTCGGTACTCACGGCAATAAGGTTACGGCTGGGTCTTCGACGGTGATTATTGGGAATTCGCATACGCCGGTGCCGTTTATTCCGCCGACTCCACTAATGCTTTTTTCTCATTGCCAGCATGTGGTGATGAAGGACCAGGACGGTAATCCGCTGCAAGGCATTCCCTATTGCATCAGGAACGCTAAAGGCGAAGTTATTTCTGGCAGAACCGACGCAATGGGCAAAAGCCAAATGGTGGGTGGCAAGGAAGGTGAAAGTTTCGATTTTCATCCTGCAGTCAAGGAGCTTTCAAAATGA
- the tssE gene encoding type VI secretion system baseplate subunit TssE, whose amino-acid sequence MTGYGSLFERLGGDADKRVGWSREVSAMASVAAHLAKMLSTRAGSVQTLSDYGLPDLNDMRLSLHDSLSQARLAIESFIEAYEPRLSNVRVISLPRDNDQLRLSFSIEGLLEVDGFKRQVSFAARLDGSGQVKVN is encoded by the coding sequence ATGACTGGATACGGCAGCCTTTTCGAACGCCTGGGTGGCGACGCGGACAAACGCGTCGGCTGGAGCCGCGAGGTTTCCGCCATGGCGTCGGTGGCTGCCCATCTGGCCAAGATGCTCAGCACCCGTGCGGGCAGCGTGCAAACGCTGTCCGATTACGGGCTACCCGATCTCAATGACATGCGCCTGAGCCTGCACGACTCCCTGAGTCAGGCCCGCCTGGCCATCGAAAGCTTCATCGAAGCCTACGAACCGCGCCTGAGCAACGTGCGTGTCATCTCCCTGCCGCGTGACAACGATCAGCTTCGCCTGTCCTTCAGCATCGAAGGCTTGCTGGAAGTTGATGGTTTCAAGCGTCAGGTCAGTTTCGCCGCGCGCCTGGATGGCAGCGGTCAAGTGAAGGTCAACTAA
- the tssC gene encoding type VI secretion system contractile sheath large subunit: MSTSAAQQKSNENGEYSILDSIIAETRLTPDDEAYDIAKRGVSAFIEELLKPQNNGEPVKKAMVDRMIAEIDAKLSRQMDEILHHPDFQSLESSWRGLQLLVDRTNFRENIKIEILNVSKDDLLDDFEDSPEVMQSGLYKHIYTAEYGQFGGQPVGAIIANYYMSPSSPDVKLMQYVSSVACMSHAPFIAAAGPKFFGLESFTGLPDLKDLKDHFEGPQFAKWQSFRQSEDSRYVGLTVPRFLLRNPYDPEENPVKSFVYKETVANSHEHYLWGNTAYAFGTKLTDSFAKFRWCPNIIGPQSGGAVEDLPLHHFESMGEIETKIPTEVLVSDRREYELAEEGFISLTMRKGSDNAAFFSASSVQKPKFFGISAEGKAAELNYKLGTQLPYMMIVNRLAHYLKVLQREQLGSWKERTDLELELNKWIRQYVADQENPSAEVRGRRPLRAAQIIVSDVEGEPGWYRVSLNVRPHFKYMGADFTLSLVGKLDKE; this comes from the coding sequence ATGAGCACTAGCGCAGCACAGCAAAAGAGCAACGAGAACGGCGAATACAGCATTCTCGACAGCATCATCGCCGAAACCCGCCTGACCCCGGACGACGAAGCCTACGACATCGCCAAACGCGGTGTGTCGGCGTTCATCGAAGAGCTGCTCAAGCCGCAGAACAACGGCGAGCCGGTCAAAAAGGCCATGGTCGACCGCATGATCGCCGAGATCGATGCCAAGCTCAGCCGTCAGATGGACGAAATCCTGCACCACCCGGACTTCCAGTCCCTGGAATCGTCGTGGCGTGGCCTGCAGTTGCTGGTCGACCGCACCAACTTCCGCGAAAACATCAAGATCGAAATCCTCAACGTCTCCAAGGACGACCTGCTGGACGACTTCGAAGATTCGCCGGAAGTGATGCAGTCGGGCCTGTACAAGCACATCTACACCGCTGAATACGGTCAGTTCGGTGGTCAGCCGGTTGGCGCGATCATCGCCAACTACTACATGTCCCCAAGCTCGCCGGACGTGAAACTGATGCAGTACGTGTCCAGCGTAGCCTGCATGTCTCACGCGCCGTTCATTGCTGCGGCTGGCCCGAAATTCTTCGGCCTGGAAAGCTTCACCGGTCTGCCGGACCTGAAAGATCTGAAAGATCACTTCGAAGGCCCGCAATTCGCCAAATGGCAGAGCTTCCGTCAGTCGGAAGACTCCCGTTACGTTGGCCTGACCGTGCCGCGTTTCCTGCTGCGTAACCCGTACGACCCGGAAGAAAACCCGGTCAAGTCGTTCGTGTACAAAGAAACCGTCGCCAACAGCCACGAACACTACCTGTGGGGCAACACTGCCTACGCGTTCGGCACCAAGCTGACCGACAGCTTCGCCAAATTCCGCTGGTGCCCGAACATCATCGGCCCGCAAAGCGGTGGCGCGGTTGAAGACCTGCCGTTGCACCACTTCGAAAGCATGGGCGAAATCGAAACCAAGATCCCGACCGAAGTACTGGTCAGCGACCGTCGTGAATACGAACTGGCCGAGGAAGGTTTCATCTCCCTGACCATGCGTAAAGGCTCCGACAACGCGGCGTTCTTCTCCGCAAGCTCGGTGCAGAAGCCGAAGTTCTTCGGCATCAGCGCTGAAGGCAAGGCCGCAGAGCTGAACTACAAGCTCGGCACCCAACTGCCGTACATGATGATCGTCAACCGCCTGGCTCACTACTTGAAAGTGCTGCAGCGCGAGCAACTTGGTTCGTGGAAAGAACGTACCGACCTCGAGCTGGAACTCAACAAGTGGATCCGCCAGTACGTGGCCGACCAGGAAAACCCGAGCGCCGAAGTCCGTGGCCGTCGTCCACTGCGCGCAGCCCAAATCATCGTCAGCGATGTTGAAGGCGAGCCGGGCTGGTACCGCGTCAGCCTGAACGTGCGCCCGCACTTCAAGTACATGGGTGCCGATTTCACCCTGTCGCTGGTTGGCAAGCTGGATAAAGAGTAA
- the tssB gene encoding type VI secretion system contractile sheath small subunit has translation MAKEGSVAPKERINVTFKPATGGAQEEIELPLKLLAIGDYTHRKDERKVEDRKPISIDKMTFDEVLAKQELSLTLSVPNRLQEEGDTEELAVQLRVNSMKDFNPASLVEQVPELKKLMELRDALVALKGPLGNAPAFRKAIEGVLADDESRGRVLGELGLNAAAQDA, from the coding sequence ATGGCCAAAGAAGGCTCGGTAGCCCCCAAGGAACGCATCAACGTCACCTTCAAACCCGCCACCGGCGGTGCTCAGGAAGAGATTGAACTGCCGCTGAAGCTACTGGCAATCGGTGACTACACCCACCGCAAGGACGAACGCAAAGTCGAAGATCGCAAGCCGATCAGCATTGACAAAATGACCTTCGACGAAGTGCTGGCCAAGCAAGAGCTGAGCCTGACGCTGAGCGTGCCGAACCGTCTTCAGGAAGAAGGCGACACTGAAGAGCTGGCCGTGCAACTGCGCGTCAACTCGATGAAGGACTTCAACCCGGCCTCGCTGGTCGAGCAAGTGCCTGAGCTGAAAAAACTGATGGAACTGCGCGACGCGCTGGTGGCCCTCAAAGGCCCGCTGGGTAACGCGCCTGCGTTCCGCAAAGCCATCGAAGGCGTGCTCGCCGACGACGAATCCCGCGGTCGCGTACTGGGTGAGCTGGGCTTGAACGCCGCAGCCCAGGACGCCTGA
- the tssA gene encoding type VI secretion system protein TssA, producing MSYSSKLSAHYLELAKASVSKENFAGEDVRFSSEYEALESELGKASSMHESGQIDWLKIRENSENLLRTQSKDLRVGAWLTWALYQRESFQGLLAGLGLLHHLCENHWAEVHPNKARTRSAAISWLVPRLEQVLNENVAIKEQLPMFRRLVEHLEGLDAACTEHLGDDAPLLLPISRRLKNMVQRAADNQPEPGVVGAAVAQVKQAATQLLTPGAPIDNEKEAHKALRAQQENARPLCAWWLKQKATDLRALRLNRTLLWLPIDAVPERNAEQITALRGVPADKLKAYQDRYDQGKYADLLVELEASLAKAPFWFDGQRMVWECLQGLNAEMAMREVEIHFALLVQRLPGIIELRFHDGAPFADPATRAWIGAHVMPHLQSASAPRKVEVADTQPAWEVALEEVMPILRKDGLKAAVQILKQGLQSAHGGRVRFFWQFALARLCFMAKKYELAKTQLETLDQTLQDSGLHAWEPDLALEVLHLLHSCCELLPQNHAVRERKEEIYRRLCHLDLEVVLE from the coding sequence ATGTCCTACTCAAGCAAACTTTCCGCCCATTACCTTGAACTCGCAAAAGCCTCTGTTTCCAAAGAGAATTTCGCGGGCGAGGACGTTCGCTTTTCGAGCGAATATGAGGCGTTGGAAAGCGAGCTGGGCAAAGCCTCGTCCATGCACGAAAGCGGTCAGATCGACTGGCTGAAAATCCGCGAAAACAGTGAAAACCTGCTGCGCACTCAATCCAAGGATTTGCGTGTCGGAGCGTGGCTGACCTGGGCGCTGTACCAGCGCGAATCCTTCCAGGGGCTGCTGGCCGGCCTCGGTTTGTTGCACCACCTCTGTGAAAACCACTGGGCCGAGGTTCACCCGAACAAGGCCCGCACTCGCTCCGCTGCCATCAGCTGGTTGGTGCCGCGTCTTGAGCAGGTGCTGAACGAAAACGTCGCGATCAAAGAGCAACTGCCGATGTTCCGCCGTCTGGTCGAGCATCTGGAAGGCCTCGACGCCGCGTGCACCGAGCATTTGGGCGACGACGCGCCGTTGCTGCTGCCGATTTCCCGTCGCTTGAAAAACATGGTTCAACGCGCCGCCGACAACCAGCCGGAGCCCGGTGTGGTGGGCGCCGCGGTGGCCCAGGTCAAGCAGGCCGCGACCCAGCTGCTCACCCCCGGCGCGCCGATCGACAACGAGAAAGAAGCCCACAAGGCCCTGCGCGCCCAGCAGGAAAACGCCCGTCCGCTGTGTGCCTGGTGGCTCAAACAGAAAGCCACCGACCTGCGCGCCCTGCGCCTCAATCGCACGTTGCTGTGGTTGCCCATCGACGCGGTGCCCGAGCGCAACGCCGAACAGATCACCGCTCTGCGTGGCGTGCCGGCGGACAAACTCAAGGCCTATCAGGACCGCTACGACCAGGGGAAATACGCTGATCTGCTGGTAGAGCTGGAGGCGAGCCTGGCGAAGGCGCCGTTCTGGTTCGATGGCCAGCGAATGGTCTGGGAATGCCTCCAGGGGCTGAACGCCGAGATGGCAATGCGCGAAGTGGAAATCCACTTCGCGCTTTTGGTTCAGCGCCTGCCCGGCATCATCGAATTGCGTTTCCACGACGGCGCGCCGTTCGCCGATCCGGCCACACGCGCCTGGATCGGCGCCCACGTCATGCCGCACCTGCAAAGCGCCAGTGCGCCGCGCAAGGTCGAAGTCGCCGATACCCAGCCGGCCTGGGAAGTGGCCCTGGAAGAAGTCATGCCGATTCTGCGCAAGGACGGCCTCAAGGCCGCCGTGCAAATCCTCAAGCAGGGCCTGCAAAGCGCCCACGGCGGGCGGGTTCGATTCTTCTGGCAGTTCGCCCTCGCGCGGTTGTGCTTCATGGCCAAGAAATACGAACTGGCCAAGACCCAACTCGAGACCCTCGACCAAACATTACAGGACTCAGGCCTGCACGCCTGGGAGCCCGATCTTGCGCTGGAAGTACTGCATTTGCTGCATAGCTGCTGCGAGTTGTTACCGCAGAACCATGCAGTGCGTGAACGCAAGGAAGAGATTTATCGCAGGCTGTGCCACCTCGATCTCGAAGTGGTACTCGAATAG
- the tagQ gene encoding type VI secretion system-associated lipoprotein TagQ — MLSSRKSFASLSKRHLLLMAVGFSTVLTGCATSPTSKVASSTKVEYYPNCYEPVQHLRATDSNMTKSVVTGAAVGAVGGALLGALVDSENRGRNAAIGAAGGALAGGAVGYYNERQKQIADDNQRIASYASDVNKSSADIDRSTAYAKASQQCYQNAFTELVTDRKAKTVNDTEGRKRLAEIVAGLKESNDLIVAVNGKASEDLNNYTQAYEKDLQQVGVQRTDVVTVASAETTPVVTPTKSKKAVKPAKKPVLPTVPKEAVTTEKTLQTAQAKQAESKQVASAGTTQVNSMCKNPDLGDWAPVPCPNA; from the coding sequence ATGCTTTCCTCCCGTAAATCTTTTGCTTCGCTTTCCAAGCGTCACTTGTTGCTGATGGCCGTCGGCTTCAGCACCGTACTGACCGGTTGCGCCACGTCGCCGACCTCCAAGGTCGCCTCGAGCACCAAGGTCGAGTACTACCCCAACTGCTACGAGCCGGTACAGCACCTGCGTGCCACCGATTCGAACATGACCAAGTCAGTTGTCACCGGCGCGGCCGTCGGCGCTGTCGGCGGTGCACTGCTGGGTGCCTTGGTCGATTCCGAGAACCGTGGCCGCAACGCCGCCATCGGTGCAGCGGGCGGTGCCCTGGCAGGCGGCGCGGTCGGTTATTACAACGAGCGTCAGAAGCAGATCGCCGATGACAACCAGCGCATCGCGTCCTACGCCTCCGACGTCAACAAAAGTTCCGCCGACATCGACCGCAGCACCGCGTACGCCAAGGCTTCGCAGCAGTGCTACCAGAATGCGTTTACCGAACTGGTCACCGACCGCAAGGCCAAGACCGTCAACGACACCGAGGGCCGCAAGCGTCTGGCAGAAATCGTCGCGGGCCTCAAAGAGTCCAACGACCTGATCGTCGCGGTTAACGGTAAAGCCAGCGAAGACCTGAACAACTACACCCAGGCCTACGAAAAAGACCTGCAGCAAGTAGGCGTGCAGCGCACCGACGTGGTCACCGTGGCGTCCGCAGAAACCACCCCGGTCGTGACGCCGACCAAGAGCAAAAAAGCGGTGAAACCGGCGAAGAAACCGGTGCTGCCAACCGTGCCGAAAGAAGCGGTCACCACCGAGAAAACCTTGCAGACCGCACAAGCCAAACAGGCGGAAAGCAAGCAAGTCGCCAGCGCAGGCACCACTCAGGTCAACAGCATGTGCAAGAACCCGGACCTGGGCGACTGGGCGCCGGTGCCTTGCCCGAATGCTTGA
- a CDS encoding formylglycine-generating enzyme family protein, protein MYKLLGAAVALSLAGMVWADESTDKLDNPKPLPDDVSLPLPCEGQMVFRYVYILAQGALDDREISLGYPFSEGEAGYQQSFISGYRRDFINGQFTLKDLPKDWGKTITPLMPKTDTKTPLKPMLYFIGKYEVTARQYAQVMAQAQSLGSGEPAPACEALQAEAPQGMAGRLPKVKLSRFEAERFSAVYSAWLMKYHKDLLPVSGRGTSAEEGGLGFVRLPTEVEWEFAARGGQAVSRQDLEGRLFPRRLEGSESDGPLADWAVFNQVAGGTGQAARLMPIGTKLANPIGLFDVIGNAAEMVQESFQLVHAGRRQGTYGGFVVKGGNYLEGEGTLFTGMRREYPLFAADGTEQNNETTGFRVAIGALSAPRSRYKELFAQWQKEGRLASLTDAIDGAQDPTKRLDSIIAASVDPRLQAELGLVNEELKRNVSLIAQQREEAAGNLIQSAALVAETVNNYNIRLTNLQKSRQQAVDAKDEVSAKLFATAIDNGRSALDGAVAIYIDNLATGTRYTDAVIQAQFQRIKEELERKPVLGKSLVTRATLFVRHVGDYRQQRRADPAAILKELLASNAQRS, encoded by the coding sequence ATGTATAAGTTACTGGGCGCCGCCGTGGCGCTGAGCCTGGCCGGCATGGTCTGGGCTGATGAAAGCACCGACAAACTGGACAACCCCAAGCCGTTGCCCGACGACGTCAGCCTGCCGCTGCCGTGCGAAGGGCAGATGGTGTTCCGTTACGTCTACATCCTGGCCCAGGGCGCTCTGGACGACCGCGAGATCAGCCTCGGTTACCCGTTCAGCGAAGGCGAGGCCGGTTATCAACAGTCGTTCATTTCAGGTTATCGCCGGGACTTCATCAATGGCCAGTTCACCCTCAAGGATCTGCCCAAGGATTGGGGCAAGACCATCACGCCGTTGATGCCCAAGACAGACACCAAGACACCACTCAAACCGATGCTCTATTTCATCGGCAAATACGAAGTTACCGCCCGCCAATACGCCCAGGTCATGGCCCAGGCTCAATCGTTGGGCAGCGGCGAGCCGGCGCCGGCCTGCGAGGCATTGCAAGCCGAGGCGCCGCAAGGCATGGCCGGGCGTTTGCCCAAGGTGAAGTTGTCGCGATTCGAGGCCGAACGCTTCTCGGCGGTGTACAGCGCCTGGCTGATGAAATACCACAAGGACCTGCTACCGGTGAGCGGTCGCGGCACCTCGGCGGAAGAGGGCGGGCTGGGTTTTGTGCGTTTGCCGACCGAGGTCGAATGGGAATTTGCTGCCCGTGGCGGGCAGGCCGTCAGCCGTCAGGACCTGGAAGGGCGCCTGTTTCCCCGGCGTCTGGAGGGCAGCGAAAGCGATGGGCCACTGGCGGACTGGGCAGTCTTCAATCAGGTCGCCGGCGGCACCGGCCAGGCCGCGCGGCTGATGCCGATCGGTACCAAGCTGGCAAACCCCATCGGCCTGTTCGACGTGATCGGCAATGCCGCCGAGATGGTCCAGGAGTCCTTCCAGCTCGTGCACGCCGGACGCCGCCAGGGCACCTACGGGGGCTTTGTGGTCAAGGGCGGCAATTACCTGGAAGGCGAGGGCACCTTGTTCACCGGGATGCGCCGCGAGTACCCGCTGTTCGCCGCCGACGGCACCGAGCAAAACAACGAAACCACCGGGTTCCGGGTCGCGATTGGCGCGTTGTCGGCGCCACGTTCGCGCTACAAGGAACTGTTTGCCCAATGGCAGAAAGAAGGTCGGCTGGCTTCGCTGACCGATGCGATCGACGGCGCCCAGGACCCGACCAAACGCCTGGACAGCATCATTGCTGCCAGCGTCGATCCGCGCTTGCAAGCCGAGCTGGGGCTGGTCAACGAAGAGCTCAAGCGCAACGTCTCGCTCATCGCCCAGCAGCGCGAGGAAGCGGCCGGCAACCTGATCCAGTCGGCGGCCCTGGTGGCCGAGACCGTCAACAACTACAACATTCGCCTGACCAATTTGCAGAAGAGTCGCCAGCAGGCCGTGGACGCCAAGGACGAGGTCAGCGCCAAGCTGTTCGCTACCGCCATCGACAATGGCCGCAGCGCGCTGGACGGCGCGGTGGCGATCTACATCGACAACCTGGCGACCGGCACGCGCTACACCGATGCCGTGATCCAGGCGCAGTTTCAACGCATCAAGGAAGAGTTGGAGCGCAAGCCGGTACTGGGCAAGAGCCTGGTCACGCGCGCAACGTTGTTCGTTCGCCATGTCGGTGACTATCGTCAGCAACGACGAGCCGATCCGGCGGCGATATTGAAGGAATTGCTCGCATCGAACGCCCAGCGGTCATGA
- a CDS encoding ABC transporter permease encodes MRNALVISLAWQDYRNDAWLSACSVLALVAVVAPLLVLFGLKFGLVSSLTERLENDPATREIIPLGGGRFSAAFIEQLSRRSDVAFALPRTRQIAATTDLTAGASTVTVEMIPTAANDPLLGNLPVPPGLDQVLLSQTAAEKLGAKAGDWLQASFGRQVAGRGEAQRTRVQVLHVLPLEAFARDGLFASLTLLEAAEDYRDGRAVPAFGWPGDAVGVTEQRVYPAFRLYARSLKDVEPLRQYFAAQNLLVSTQAQTIAQVQSLSRNLSIVFWIIAGLAVAGAFAAIFAGALAAVERKRRALSVLRLLGFSTAALLLFVVVQALYSACLAALLSAGLYGLAQSGLNHLFAQMPGEYASHLLARHYALALVAVLGVSAVAAVCGGWRVARIQAFEGIRDV; translated from the coding sequence ATGCGTAACGCTCTGGTGATTTCCCTGGCCTGGCAGGATTACCGCAACGATGCATGGCTGTCGGCCTGTTCGGTACTGGCGCTGGTGGCGGTGGTCGCACCGCTGCTGGTGCTGTTCGGCTTGAAATTCGGCCTGGTCAGCAGTTTGACCGAGCGCCTGGAAAACGACCCGGCCACCCGGGAAATCATTCCCTTGGGCGGCGGCCGATTCAGTGCCGCGTTTATCGAACAATTGAGCCGGCGCAGCGACGTGGCTTTCGCTTTGCCGCGCACCCGGCAGATTGCCGCGACGACGGATCTGACCGCTGGCGCTTCGACGGTGACCGTCGAAATGATCCCCACCGCCGCCAACGACCCCTTGCTCGGCAATCTGCCGGTGCCCCCAGGGCTGGATCAGGTGCTGCTCAGCCAGACCGCCGCCGAAAAACTCGGGGCCAAGGCCGGTGATTGGCTGCAGGCCAGTTTCGGCCGGCAGGTGGCCGGTCGCGGCGAGGCGCAGCGCACTCGCGTCCAGGTGCTGCACGTTCTGCCGCTGGAGGCCTTCGCCCGGGACGGATTGTTCGCCTCATTGACGTTACTGGAAGCGGCTGAAGATTACCGGGACGGCCGCGCCGTGCCGGCGTTCGGTTGGCCAGGTGATGCGGTGGGCGTGACGGAGCAACGGGTGTATCCGGCGTTTCGTCTTTACGCCCGCAGCCTCAAGGATGTCGAGCCACTGCGTCAGTACTTCGCTGCGCAGAATCTGCTGGTCTCGACCCAGGCCCAGACCATCGCCCAGGTGCAATCACTGAGCCGCAACCTGTCCATCGTGTTCTGGATCATTGCCGGATTGGCCGTGGCGGGAGCGTTCGCGGCGATTTTTGCCGGCGCGCTGGCGGCGGTCGAGCGCAAGCGTCGAGCGTTGTCGGTGTTGCGCCTGCTGGGGTTTTCCACGGCGGCGTTGCTTTTGTTTGTGGTGGTGCAGGCGCTGTACAGCGCCTGCCTTGCCGCCCTGTTGAGTGCCGGGCTGTATGGCCTGGCGCAATCAGGTCTGAACCATTTATTTGCGCAGATGCCGGGCGAGTACGCCAGTCATCTGCTGGCGCGTCACTACGCGTTGGCCCTGGTGGCCGTGCTCGGCGTCAGCGCCGTGGCGGCGGTCTGTGGTGGCTGGCGAGTGGCGCGTATCCAGGCGTTTGAAGGAATCCGAGATGTATAA